A section of the Pseudovibrio sp. M1P-2-3 genome encodes:
- a CDS encoding ATP-binding protein — protein sequence MPLVLLASQRAVSLPEALRQLIHCERSERHKRIIQNRMKAARFPHHKDFASFDYALCPVEQAKLQELASGEFTTAKAQNLILIGGSGTGKTHVASALGTSLIEAEKKVRFFNTVDLVNALIKEEKEGKAGRLQKQLLAADCVILDELGYIPFPKSGGAMLFHLIGKLYETTSIILTTNLVFKEWVKFECVLTHCQLGQKP from the coding sequence GTGCCGTTGGTATTACTGGCAAGCCAGAGGGCGGTGAGCCTGCCAGAGGCGCTGCGCCAACTCATCCACTGTGAGCGCAGTGAACGACACAAGCGTATTATTCAAAATCGTATGAAAGCTGCCCGCTTTCCCCATCACAAGGACTTCGCCAGCTTTGACTATGCACTGTGTCCTGTAGAGCAGGCAAAGCTACAAGAGTTGGCCAGTGGGGAGTTTACCACCGCCAAAGCTCAGAATCTGATCCTGATTGGCGGATCTGGAACCGGCAAAACCCACGTGGCTTCAGCCCTTGGAACCAGCCTCATTGAGGCGGAGAAGAAAGTGCGGTTCTTTAATACAGTTGACCTTGTCAATGCGCTGATAAAGGAAGAAAAAGAGGGCAAGGCCGGACGGCTGCAAAAGCAACTTCTCGCTGCAGATTGCGTGATCCTGGATGAGCTGGGTTATATCCCGTTTCCAAAGTCTGGCGGCGCAATGCTGTTCCATTTGATTGGCAAGCTCTATGAGACAACCTCAATTATCCTGACCACCAACCTCGTCTTCAAAGAGTGGGTCAAGTTTGAGTGCGTATTGACACACTGCCAGTTGGGACAAAAACCTTAA
- a CDS encoding tyrosine-type recombinase/integrase produces the protein MRVKPKHLEKRGGVWQFLRRVPTQFAEVDPRRRVRVTTKVRVVDDPLGAKAMLVAAQLNKELEAYWTSQLEQLQPILITENTAQGTYEAAVAQCKRFGFAPLSLNHLSLGPVEEIVKRVETLIDQRDKAKDLAPALLGVTTQKPQLLLSQLYQTYIELEPEKLAAKSPEQIRMFQGSHLRAQNAFLKLVGDMDLRDITCDHTLAFREYWLEQVATTGKKKATAHRQFSDLAAMYRAVNKRRQLQMEDVFADLALGKDDTNVRRPWPVEDILKNLLAIGTLGGLTPPLQALVYIMIETGLRPSEICGLTGNNIHLDCEVPYVSIKPELRHLKTDPSSREMPLVGVALEAVKLFPQGLERYYDKNNTATTQINRYLRIHNLCSPSVSLYGLRHSFKDRLRAQKVDEEMCRWLMGHATNGSLYGEGPPLSLKREALERVAFPVPEEFQRCFSL, from the coding sequence ATGCGCGTAAAGCCCAAGCATTTGGAAAAACGGGGTGGAGTTTGGCAGTTCCTACGTCGGGTCCCCACCCAATTTGCCGAGGTTGACCCCAGACGGAGAGTTCGGGTTACCACCAAAGTGCGGGTGGTTGATGACCCATTAGGCGCTAAAGCCATGTTGGTCGCCGCTCAGCTCAACAAGGAGCTCGAAGCTTATTGGACTAGCCAGCTTGAGCAGCTCCAACCCATCCTAATAACTGAGAATACTGCGCAAGGAACTTATGAAGCAGCTGTTGCGCAGTGTAAGAGATTTGGCTTTGCCCCGCTTAGTCTGAACCACCTGTCTTTGGGACCAGTGGAAGAAATCGTCAAGCGCGTGGAAACCCTCATCGACCAACGCGATAAAGCCAAAGACCTGGCGCCCGCCTTGCTTGGGGTGACGACCCAGAAACCCCAGCTGCTTCTTTCTCAGCTCTACCAGACCTATATCGAGCTGGAGCCTGAAAAACTGGCCGCAAAGTCTCCTGAGCAAATTCGCATGTTTCAAGGCTCGCACCTGCGTGCACAAAATGCGTTTCTCAAATTGGTGGGGGATATGGACCTGCGCGATATCACTTGCGATCATACTCTGGCATTTCGCGAGTATTGGCTGGAACAGGTCGCTACCACCGGGAAAAAGAAGGCGACTGCCCATCGCCAGTTTTCTGATCTTGCAGCCATGTACCGGGCGGTGAATAAAAGACGGCAACTGCAGATGGAGGATGTTTTTGCCGATCTGGCACTGGGCAAGGATGATACCAATGTCCGTCGTCCTTGGCCAGTGGAGGATATTCTAAAAAACTTATTGGCGATTGGGACATTGGGGGGGCTGACACCACCCCTGCAGGCGCTGGTCTATATTATGATTGAGACAGGGCTGCGCCCCTCAGAGATTTGCGGGTTAACAGGGAACAATATCCACCTTGACTGTGAGGTCCCTTATGTTTCAATCAAGCCGGAACTGCGCCATTTGAAGACTGACCCTTCATCGCGGGAGATGCCCTTGGTCGGGGTAGCTTTGGAAGCCGTGAAGCTGTTTCCACAAGGGCTTGAGCGCTATTATGATAAAAACAACACGGCAACCACGCAAATCAATCGCTACTTACGGATCCACAATCTATGTTCTCCCAGTGTGTCTTTGTATGGCCTGCGCCACTCCTTTAAGGACCGTTTGCGGGCGCAAAAGGTAGATGAGGAAATGTGTCGCTGGCTTATGGGACATGCAACTAACGGATCTCTTTACGGCGAGGGACCGCCCTTGTCACTTAAGCGTGAGGCGCTTGAACGCGTTGCCTTTCCAGTCCCCGAGGAGTTTCAGCGTTGTTTCTCTCTATAG
- a CDS encoding IS630 family transposase (programmed frameshift), translated as MSAIPLRRDYDASSLRTLACQSKDVRQSRRLLALAAVYDGLSRLEAARMGGMDRQTLRDWVHRFNAEGPHGLYNRKIPGRVRWLNKEQMAEFADLVEAGPDLQQHGVIRWRRRDLQGVIEQKFGVSYSERAISSLLRVLGFSRVSVRPQHPAQDEQVMETYKKNFHARLKEIKARLPSQTSMEIWWQDEARIGQKNGLTRRWAKKGTRPRAPSDGRYQSTYVFGAICPAHGKGAALVLPKANTNSMQLHLKEISRTVAKGAHAVVLMDQAGWHTTAKLKLPDNITILLLPPRSPELNPVENVWQYLRQNWLSNRTFQDYQEIVDAACSAWNKLIQQPHTITSIGRRNWAHTGQL; from the exons ATGTCAGCGATCCCATTGCGCCGAGACTATGATGCTTCTTCGTTACGAACTCTTGCTTGTCAAAGTAAGGATGTCAGGCAGAGCCGCCGCCTTCTTGCTCTTGCTGCTGTTTATGATGGGTTGTCGCGCTTGGAGGCGGCACGCATGGGCGGCATGGACCGCCAAACACTGCGAGACTGGGTGCATCGGTTTAACGCAGAAGGGCCGCACGGCCTGTACAATCGTAAGATCCCGGGCCGTGTCCGGTGGTTAAATAAAGAGCAAATGGCTGAATTTGCAGATCTGGTTGAGGCTGGGCCTGATTTACAACAACACGGCGTAATTCGCTGGCGTCGGCGGGATCTGCAAGGTGTGATCGAGCAGAAGTTTGGGGTCAGCTATAGCGAAAGGGCTATTTCAAGCCTCCTCAGAGTTCTGGGATTTTCTCGGGTCAGCGTTCGGCCACAGCACCCGGCACAGGACGAGCAAGTTATGGAGACATATA AAAAAAACTTCCATGCCCGGCTTAAAGAAATAAAAGCGCGCTTGCCCTCACAAACATCCATGGAAATCTGGTGGCAGGACGAAGCCCGCATTGGTCAAAAAAACGGGCTCACCAGAAGGTGGGCAAAAAAAGGAACGAGACCACGGGCTCCCAGCGACGGGCGCTATCAATCAACTTATGTATTCGGGGCCATCTGCCCCGCCCACGGCAAAGGGGCAGCACTTGTTTTGCCCAAAGCCAATACCAATTCCATGCAGCTTCACCTTAAAGAAATCAGCCGAACCGTCGCCAAAGGGGCGCACGCAGTGGTCCTGATGGATCAAGCGGGTTGGCATACAACGGCAAAACTGAAGTTGCCTGATAATATAACCATCTTGCTGCTCCCACCCCGTTCTCCGGAGCTCAACCCGGTTGAAAATGTTTGGCAGTACTTACGGCAAAACTGGCTCTCTAACCGAACCTTTCAAGACTACCAGGAAATTGTCGATGCCGCCTGTTCCGCTTGGAATAAGCTTATTCAACAACCCCACACAATCACATCAATCGGTAGACGAAATTGGGCGCATACAGGTCAATTATAA